GGTTTCGTACTCTGTAGTCAAAACTAAACCATTTTCATCGTCTAAGTAAAAATTGCCAACTACAGGCACAATTTCCGCGTAGCCTCTTTCCCGCAATAACTTGCCTTCTTTTGGGTTTTCAGCAGATGGAACTAAGGCAAAAACGGTTTTTCCTTCATGGTTTTCATCGTTTTCTCGATCCCAAGCCATCGTTCCTTGCCAAGTGACAAGGCAGCCACCCACCGTTAATTTTGGCTCTATTTGATGATATTCGCACAGAGAAATGATTTCTGGATGATGGGCTGATAAAGCTGCCACTTGGACTTCTGATTCCCCGATTTCTGAGCGTCTAAAGGGTAAATGGTGAGTTGTTCTTTGCGATCGCCATTTACCTGCACTTAACTGAAAAAATTCGATTGCTTCCATGTCTCGATCTAATCTCCGTCAACCACTTTCTGCGAGCTTTTTCTCATCATATATCTTCTGTGTTCTCAAGAACTTTGTAGCTAATGCTACGATAATAGATATTAAGTTGCGTATTATGTCAAGTGTGTGTTACATTTTTTTATAGTCTCCCCTACCAAAAATCACTCAGGAGCCAAACTATGGAAATACCTATTCAACTGAGCATGGAGCAACAATTTAAGTTACAGGTTTACCAACAGCAAATCCAGAGCTTAACTAAAGAACAAGCCCAAGAATATTTAATGGAAGTTCTGAGACAAATGATGGTTAAAGATAATTTATTAAAGCAAGTATTAAAACAGGCATAATCAGCCAGGAAACAAATTATTTAGATTAAATAACACATAGACTAGTACCACACTGGAGTCAGTAAAAAATAACTGTAATCCGCGATCGCTTAGCGATCGCGGATTATTTTCAGTCAAAACCAAGATTAAACGGAGAGGGAGGGATTCGAACCCTCGTTAAAGTTACCCCTAAACAGCATTTCCAGTGCTGCGCCTTCAACCACTCGGCCACCTCTCCAGGTATGCCAGTTCTCAATCATACAATGTAAACTAACTAAGTGCAAGGCAGTTTTGCCCCAAAATTGCACGCCCAACTTTTGTAACTATCTAGATGACAAATTCTTACACGATTCGGATTCACGATCGCTCTACAGATAAGTGGTATACAGTTCAAGTCCCTGATGACCGTTATATTCTACATGCAGCGGAAAAACAGGGAACCGAATTGCCTTTTGCTTGTCGTAATGGCGCTTGCACCACCTGCGCCGTGCGGATTAAATCCGGTCAAGTTTACCAACCAGAAGCTATGGGGCTATCCCTAGAACTGAGGCGCAAGGGCTATGCCTTACTGTGCGTCAGTTATCCCCGTTCAGATTTAGAAGTAGAAACCCAGGACGAAGATGAAGTGTACGAACAGCAATTTGGTCGCTATTTTGGTAAAGGTAAAATCAGAGTAGGTTTACCCTTAGATGAAGATTGAGCGCCTGTGTACCAGAGAAAGCGTCAGATACTCATTCTTTTGTGTTTAATCTACTGGCTGGGGTTATTAGGTTGCCAATCTTATCAACCTCAAGGAACTACTGTGGAAATTCAACGAGTTCTCAGTGGTCAAACCTTAGAATGGACAGATAAAACCAAGCAACCACCCACGATTCAAAAAGTCCGGTTGATTGGGGTTCAGTCACCCGATTGGCAACAACAACCCTGGAGTGGAGAGGCTAAGATTGGTTTAGAGAAAATCTTGGGTTTGGATCGTGGAAGCCAAAAACAATCGGCGATTTTGGAGTTTGACCTAGAAATGGAAGATACCTATGGTCGAGGTTTGGCTTATGTATGGAAAGATGGAATATTGGTAAACGAGCAACTAGTCAAGCAAGGTTATGTCTTAGCTGTATCGCGATCGCCCAACACCAAATACGAGCAAAGACTAGCTTACGCTCAAGATTATGCTCGTGTCATGGGGTTAGGAATTTGGCAACCAGATCGACCAATGCGCCAAACCCCAGCCGAATTCCAACGCCAAAAGCCATAATTTAGATGAGTCAAGTAACCTCCCAATATCTCCAGAATTGCCTAGAAATTGCCACAGAAGCTGCCTTAGCTGCTAGTGCTGTCTTGCTCAAGTATTGGGGCAAACTAGCTACCGTTGAAGAAAAAGG
Above is a genomic segment from Merismopedia glauca CCAP 1448/3 containing:
- a CDS encoding NblA/ycf18 family protein — translated: MEIPIQLSMEQQFKLQVYQQQIQSLTKEQAQEYLMEVLRQMMVKDNLLKQVLKQA
- a CDS encoding thermonuclease family protein translates to MYQRKRQILILLCLIYWLGLLGCQSYQPQGTTVEIQRVLSGQTLEWTDKTKQPPTIQKVRLIGVQSPDWQQQPWSGEAKIGLEKILGLDRGSQKQSAILEFDLEMEDTYGRGLAYVWKDGILVNEQLVKQGYVLAVSRSPNTKYEQRLAYAQDYARVMGLGIWQPDRPMRQTPAEFQRQKP
- a CDS encoding phycobiliprotein lyase is translated as MEAIEFFQLSAGKWRSQRTTHHLPFRRSEIGESEVQVAALSAHHPEIISLCEYHQIEPKLTVGGCLVTWQGTMAWDRENDENHEGKTVFALVPSAENPKEGKLLRERGYAEIVPVVGNFYLDDENGLVLTTEYETMSSVERFSFVGSNIRMRTSTVKRFGGFSTASFCVETRLDTETSPITTGGATPQVATNVSVSQQFESVLGW
- a CDS encoding 2Fe-2S iron-sulfur cluster-binding protein; its protein translation is MTNSYTIRIHDRSTDKWYTVQVPDDRYILHAAEKQGTELPFACRNGACTTCAVRIKSGQVYQPEAMGLSLELRRKGYALLCVSYPRSDLEVETQDEDEVYEQQFGRYFGKGKIRVGLPLDED